The Halostagnicola larsenii XH-48 region GCAAACGGTTTTCTACGCTTGCCCGTCGGTGACTCTCGAGAGCAGCTACGATCGTCTGTTTCGTCCGATGTTGGCCTCTCGATCGACCCCTCGTTCACCGTGCCCTGATATATTATAATAATTTGGTAGCTTAGGAAAGATATATTTTATTTGCTATTAAGGCGTCGCAGTACTCACTCAAAAGCGACAAACTCAGATTATGGGTATTATGTATCTGTATGGTTTTTCTCTAGTGGTTATCTGGGAGATATTCTATGAACTTGACTCCCTTGGCATTGTTTTCACATCATCCTTGGCATATGGTAAATATACAGTTATATACTCATTATGTGGGGTATTTTCTAATTATTCGACTATATTCACACTATTCTGGGAATGCGAAAATTGACTAACGAACATCTCTACTTGCTAAGAATGGAAAATAGACAAGCTAGGTAGATATATTGGAATTTGCCATATTGGCACAACTCTTGGTCGGCGCCTAGCCGCCGATATAGGTCTCGACGAATTTGTCCGACTCGAGGCTATCCGGCGTTCCAGAGCGCCGGACGGAACCGTTCTCGAGGAGGTAGAGCCGATCGGCGTGTTCGAGCGCGAACGTGATGTTCTGTTCGCAGATGAGGATCTCGACGGACAGTTCCTGAATGGACTCGAGCGCCTCGCTGATGTCCTGCAGGATGACCGGCGCGAGTCCGATCGACGGCTCGTCGAGGATGAGAAACTCGGGATCGCTCATCAGCCCCCGTCCGAGCGAGAGCATCTGCTTCTCGCCGCCGCTCAGCGACTGGGTTTCCTGTGATCGTCGCTCCTCGAGTCGCGGGAAGAGATCGAAGACCTCCTCGAGTCGTTTTTCTTCGCCCTCACCGTTCAGGTACGAGCCGAGTCGAAGGTTCTGCTCGACGCTCATGAAGTCGAACAGGTCCCGACGCTCGGTACAGTAGAACAGTCCGTTTTCTATCAGTTCCGGCGTCGACGTATCGGCGACTTCCGTCCCGTTGAACCGCACCGAGCCGTCGTACTCGTGAAATCCGCCGATCGTGTCGACCAGCGTCGATTTCCCCGCGCCGTTTGGCCCGATCACCGCGACGGTCTCACCGCTTCGGACGTCGATATCCACGTCCTCGAGCGCCTGTACCTTCCCGTACGAGACCGAGAGGTCCTCGACCGAGAGAACGGTATCGGCTTGCAGCTCCGGCGCGCTCATAGCTCGCCCCCGAGGTAGGCTTCCTGGACGGTCGGATCGTTTCGAATCTCGTCGGGGGTCCCTTCGGCGATCTTTTCGCCGAACGAGATCACGACGACTCTGTCCACCAGATCCAGGAGTCCGTGCATGTTGTGGTCGATAACGATCAACGTCATTCCGTCCTCGCGAAGCGATCGAAACAGCGTCGCCGTCCGATCGACCTCTTCGGGCGTGAGCCCGGCGAACGGTTCGTCGACCAACAGGAGATCGGGTTCCGTTCCGAGCGCCCGGCCGACCTCGAGTCGCAACAATCCGGCGTGCGGGAGTTCGTCCGGCATCTGATGCATGTATTCGGTCAGACCGACCTGTTGGCAGATCTCCCTGGCTCGATCTTCCACGTCGGTCCGGAACTCGCTGAACGAAAACAGCTTGTTCGGAACCATCGACAGCGAGACGTTCTCGAGAACGGTTCGATCCTCGAGCGGTCGGAAGGTCTGGTACGTTCGGGCCAGTCCCCTCTCGACGAGCGCGTACTGGGGAACTCCGGTAATATCTTCGCCCTGATAGTAGACCGTGCCGTCGGTGGGCGGAAACGCTCCCGACACGCAGTTGAAGGTCGTCGATTTGCCGGCCCCGTTCGGGCCGATAAACCCCAGGATCTCCCCGTCGTGGACCGAAAACGAAAGATCGTCGACGGCGACGACGCCGCCGAAGCGCTTGGTCACGTTCTCGAGGCGGAGAACGTCGTCCGTGCGTGCTGTGCCATCGACCGATTGCGTAGCGTGTGAACTCATTGGTGGCTCCGTGTTAGGTGGTTGGGTTCGCGCGTCGATCCCGCAACTCGAGGATCTTGCGACTCAGGTCGGACAGTCCCGGAATTATCCCTTTCGGCAGGAAGAACAGGACGAGTAACGCGAGCGTGAAGAACAGCACCATCGAGACGTGACTGAACGTCGTTTGCAGGATATCTCGAACGAAGTAGTAGACGATACCGACCGCTGCGGGGCCGGTGATCGTTCCCATGCCGCCGAGGATGCTGATCAGCACGACTTCGATGCTGACGACGACCAGTAACAGGGAGCCGGGCGACGGACTTCCGACCGGGGTGTGGACGAATGCCGCCCCGGCGAATCCACCGACCGCACCGCTCATCGTGAAGGCGAACACTTTGAATTTCGCCGGGTTGATTCCGGAGGCCAGAACCGCGTCTTCGTCCTCTCGAATCGCGGTGAAGATGTCGCCGACGTAGGATCGAGTGAACACGTAAAAAAGCGCGTAAATCCCCAGGAACAGCATGAGGCTGATATAGAAGTATACAAACACTTCCTGATCGAACGGCCTTCTGAACCCGATCATCGTGAGGATCGATGCGGCCGTATCGCCGACGGAAATCAGGTTTTCAGGGCTTCGAAGGCCCGCTTCGCCTCCGAGAACGTCCGGAAAGATGTTGGTGATTTGCACGAGTATAAGCGGAATAATCAGCGTGATGAGCGCGAGATACGGCCCCCGAAGCCGAAGCGCCGGGAAACCGACGACGATTCCGAACAGCGCCGCCACCGCAGTCCCCATACCGATCGCGAGCGCGGGAGTGACGCCGTGTTGCAGATTTGCGATCGCCGCCGTGTATCCCCCTGCCGCGAAGAACATGCTGTGTCCGAAACTCAACTGCCCGGTGTACCCCGAGACGTAGTCCCAACTCATCGCGAACATGCCGAGAAACAACGCTCCCGTGAGCTGTCGTAGCGTGAGCACGTCGAGTAAAAACGGTGCAAACGCCAACCCTCCCAGACAGATGATACCCACTACGTGCCGTGGTTCGAAATCTAAACGTGTCATGTCATCACTTACCCTCTCGTTAGAGAACTTTCGACATAGTATTTATACTTTATCATCCACCCAACTCCCCCACCTCTGCGGGTGTGTTACCAACACACTTATTTAGGATGATGCGTATCTCAGCTATTATGCGTGATAACGCAACACAGGGTATCGACAGACGTCGGTTTGTCGGAATGGTCGGTGCAGGTGCAACGATGTCCGTCGCTGGCTGTCTTGGTGGGACAGATAGCAGCGGCGGAAGCGACGGTGTCCAGATCGGTCTCCTCGCGTTCGAACCCGGGAGCGCCCCGCAGGGAACCGCACAGAAACAGGCCGCCCAGATGGCAGTCGACGAACTCAACGACGACGGCGGGTTACTCGGCGAGGACATCCAACTTCACGTCGCGAACTATCAGGGGGACACGACGACCGCAGAGAATCGCTACCTCGAGTTCGTCGTCGAGGACGGCGTCGACATGACCGCCGGCGTGTTCCGGACGGAGGTGATGCTCGATCTCATGGACAACATCGCCGAACACCAGGTCGTTCACATCAGCGGTGGAAACACTTCGCCAGAGGTCTCGCAATTCCTCGCCGACGATTACGACCAGTACAAGTACCACTTTCGCCCCTACGGAAACGCGGTCATCTGGGTGGAGTCGGTCGCGGAGTTTGCCGGTTACATGCACGAAGAGGAGGGATGGGACACGGTCGGCATCCTCAACGAGGAGTTCGAGTGGACGCAGCCGTTCTCGGACGATCTCCCCGGATTGCTCGAAGACCAGGGAATCGATGTCCCGTACAACGAGCGCTATCCCGGTGATACGGATAACTTCACGCCGCTTTTCGACAGCCTCGAGTCCGAAGGCGTCGACGCCGTGTTGATGAGTATGGCCCACACCGCCGGGCCCGCACAGATTCAGTGGCGCGACGAGGAACGCGACTTCGCCATCGCGGGGCTGATCTCGCAGATCAACGATCCGGGCGCACACGAAGCCTTCGACGGGGCGACCGAGTTCGCGATGAGTAACACGCCCGGCGTCCACAAGGCGGAACTCTCCGACCAGACGACGTCGTTCGCGGAGGACTACTACGACGAGTACGGCGTCTATCCGAACGATGCCTTCGCCTATGCCACCTACGACGGGATCAAGATGTGGGCGGAAGTCGTCGCACAGGAGGAGACGACCGATTCCGAGACGATCGTCCCCGCGCTCGCCTCACATACCTACGAGGGAACGCGCGGAACGATCGAGTTCAACGGCGAGGACAGCGAGTTCCCCCACGACGCCGTGTTCGGAGAAGACCGCCTCCGCCGAGTCAACTTCCAGTGGCAGGTCGACGACGATGGCGAGGGCGTTCAGGAAGTAATTTACCCCGATGACCTGGCAACGTCCGACTACCAGGAGCCAGAGTGGTTCTGACGCATGGTAGACTTCGTCGGTATCGCAGCGAACACGCTCATCCTCGGTTCGCTGTACGCGCTCATCGCGATCGGGTTCACGCTGGTGTTCGGCGTCGCGGGACAGGCGAACCTCGCCCACGGCGGAACCATTACGATCGGTGCGTTCACCGCCTGGTACGTTTCCGGACTGGGATACAGCGTCTGGATCGGGTTGCTCGCAGCAACCGTCACCGGTGCGCTCTTTCACATCGTTCTGCATAGTTTGTTGGTCAAGCACACGGAGGACCCGGTCAACGTCCTGATCATCACGCTGCTGTCCTGGCTGATCATCGAGTACTCTTTCCGGGCAATGGTCGGGACCAGTCCGCGATCGGTCCCGTCCATGCTCGAGGGGAGTACGTCCATCGGCGGCGTCTCGTTTCTCTATAACAACCTGTTGATCTTCGTCGTCTCGTGGCTGTTCATCATCGGGCTGTTCGTGTTCATCAATCACACGAAGGTCGGCCAGGCGATCATCGCGACGGGAATGAACGAGAAGGGGGCGGCACTGGTCGGTATCGACACCGACAAGATCACGCTCATGGTCTGGGCGCTCGCGGGTATCCTCGCGGGATCGGCCGGCGTTCTCTACGGGACCTTTCGCGCCGCCTCCTACGACATGGGGATGACGCCGCTGGTGCTTGCGTTCGCCATCGTCATCCTCGGCGGCATCGGTTCCATCCGCGGCAGCATCCTCGCCGCGTACATCATCGGTTTTCTCGAGGTGTTCACCACGTCCGCCATTTCGCCGCGGCTGAGCGGCATGACGGCGCTGATTCTGATCATCCTCGTGTTGCTCTACAAGCCGACTGGCCTGTACGGTCGGGAACTTCCCACCTGAACCGTCGGTTTTCCCGATCTGTTCTCGAGCCGATCGACTGCCTCGTTCGTGACCATTTTAACGAGTACCCTCGAGCACGCTGGTATTGTGCGAGTCACCTTTTCCTCCACCCGGCCAGTAGCTATATTTTCGCCCTCTGTGAACACGTTCGACAATGACTGGCAGACGTCTGTTGCTCCCGGACCACCTCGACTCCCGCGACGAAGCGGGCGATGAATCGATCGACGCCGTGCGAGCGGAACGTGATTTCTGGCAAACGCTCTTCGAGGGACTGGTCGAGGAGTTTCCGGAGCCGATCCTCGTCGTCAACGACGACGGTGCCATTACCCACTGGAACGACGAGAGCGCAGAGCTAACCGGCGTTGCCCACGAGAACGCACTCGGCGAGCAGGCGCTTGACGTGATCGGAACGGACGGCGTCGAGGAAACGTTGGCCGAGGAGATCGCCCGGACGGGCGAGGCGATTCAGGAGTCGGAGATCCGATCCGGCGGCCCGCCGGACGATCAGTGGCACATCCGCACGGCCGGGGTCCCGCTCCGGACGCCCGAGGGCGATTCGATCGGCGCGTTCGAGTACATCACGATCGTGACGGAGCTGGTCGAACAACGCGACGAACTCGAGGCCGTCCAGACGGCCATTAGCGACATCGTCGACGGCGCTGTCGACGAGCTACTCAGTGCCGCAGAGACGAACGCGGGGACGACCGACGACGTCGACGATCTGGCCGCAACGCAGGTCCGGAACCTCGCGGAGGTACGCAACGAGATGGAGTCGCTGTCGGCGACCGTCGAGGAGATCTCCGCCAGCGCCGAAGAGGTCAGCAGCCAGAGCCAGACCGCCGCCGAACTGGCCGACGAATCGAAGGACGCGACCGCCGATATCGTCTCGATCATCGACGACGTTCGCGACGCGACAGATACGCTTTCTGCGACGACCCAGACCTTAGAACAGCGGATGAAAGAGATCGACAAAGTGGTCGACGTGATCGATCGGATCGCCGACGAAACGAATCTACTGGCGGTCAACGCAAACATTCAGGCCGCACAGGTCGACTCCGGCGCTGCGGGATTCGCCGTCGTCGCAGACGAAGTCAAAGCGCTCGCCGACCAGTCCAAAGGCGAGGTCGAAACGATCGAGGACATCGTCGAGGAGGTCAGCCGGAATACGACCGAAACGATCGATAACGTCGGGACGACGATCGACCGCGTCGACGACGCCATCGAGCGGGCCCGGACGGTCGACGACAAACAGTCGGAGATCAGAGCCGCGGTCGAGGAAGCGACCACAGGAATCGATCAGATCGCCGATGCGACCGACGACCAGGCCGCGACCGCACAGGAGGTAACGACGATGCTCGGCAACTCGCTCGAGCAGATCGAAGCCGTCGCCGACGAAATCGAGACGCTCGCGGAAACGAACGACCGGCAGGCCGCGAAGGTTCGCGAAGTCAGAGACGAGGTCCGCGACCTCGAGTCGGATCTGTAATCGGTCGCGGTTCGTCGAACGGGAGAACTGAATTAGATGCGCCGACGGCGACAGGTCGTCGCTTACTCCTCGAGGGGCAGTCCGTCGTACTCCTCGTCGAAGTCGTCGCGGAGCGCTTTCTTGTTGAATTTCCCGGTCGTCGTCTTCGGAATCTGCTCTACGAAGACGATCTTATCCGGCATCCACCACTTGGGATAGCGCTCGCGGAGGTGGGTCCGCAGTTCGTCGGCGGTCACGTCGTCCGTGGACGGAACGACGTAGGCGACCGGCCGTTCGTCCCACTTCTCGTGTTCGACGCTGATGACCGTCGCCTCCTCGACCGCGTCGTGGGCCATCAGTTCGTTCTCGAGTTCGATCGAGGAGATCCACTCCCCGCCGCTCTTGATGATGTCGTCGAGTCGGTCGACGACCTCGAGGTAGCCGTACTCGTCGATCGTGCCGACGTCGCCGCTTTTGAACCAGCCGTCGTCGGTGAACGATTCGGCCGTAGCTTCAGGGCGTTTGTAGTACTCGTCGATGAGCCAGGGTGCGCGGGCCTGGATCTCGCCGGAGGATTCCCCGTCGTGGGGGACCTCCTCGCCGCTTTGATCGCGCAGGCGGATCTGGACGCCGGGGGCGGGGATGCCGGGTTTCATCTGCTGTTGGTACCGGCCGCTCTCGTCGAGTTCCTCCTTGACCTCGGTGGTCGTCATGGTGTTCACGAGGTTCGGGGCGGCCTCGGTCATCCCGTAGCCCTGGTAGATCGGCGCGCCGATCTCCTTGTCGAATTTCTCCATGAGCCACTCGGGTGGCGAACTGCCGCCGGTCAGGACCCGGTCGAGGCTCTCGAGTTCGATGTCGTCGCGCTCGTCGTAGAAACTGGCCATCTCGCGCCAGACCGTCGGGACGGCGGCGGTGATGGTGACGCCCTCCCGATCGATCAGTTCGGCGATCTGCTCGGAGTCGGTCTTCGGTCCGGGCAACACGAGCTTCGAGCCACACAGCGTCGCGGTGTAGGGGAGCCCCCAGCCATTGACGTGGTACATCGGCACGACGGGCATGACGACATCGTTTTCGCTGATTTTGAACACGTCGATGTGACTGTGGGTCAGCGTGTGCAGGTAGATGTTCCGGTGGGTGTAAGCGACGCCCTTCGGGAGCCCGGTCGTCCCGGAGGTATAACAGATGCCCGCCTCCCGTTCCTCGTCGATATCCGGCCACTCGTAGTCGGTCTCGTGGCCGGAGAGGAGGTCTTCGTAGGACTGTATCGGCTCGAGGTCCGTCTCCGGCACCTCGTCGTCGAGGACGACGTAGTGCTCGACGGTCTCGAACTGATCAGCGACGTTCTCGACGGTCTCTACGAACGCCGGATCGACGAAGACGACCTCGTCTTCGGCCTCGTTGACGATCTCGACGATGTGCTCGTCGGGGAGCATGTGGTTCGTCATGTGGATGCTCCGACCGCTACAGGACAGGCCGAAGTAGAGTTCGTAGTGGCGGTGGTGGTTGATCGCCATCACCGACGCCCGACTGCCCATCTCGAGGCCGAGTTCGTCGAGCGCGTTCGCGAGCTGAGCCATTCGATCCGCCGCCTCGTCGTAGGTGTATCGATGAGTCGTTCCGTCCGCTTCCTCCGAGACGATCTCCTTGTGACCGAACTGGGAGACCGCCCGATCGAGCATGACCTGCAGCGTGAGTTCGTAGTCTTTCATTGGGTTTCACCTCGCGGGACGAACCGATAAAAGACCCGCTCCCTGCCGGTCCCGTCGTCGATGTCGACGATCTTCAGCGAGACCGGATCGCCGATCTCGAGATCGTCGTACCGGGCGTCGTCGATCCGCGCCGAGAGCTTGACCGCGCCCAGATCGACAATGGCGACGACGAACGGCGACGTGTCGTGATAGCCGAGCGGCGTGCCGCCGCGGGACTCGCTGAACGCGAACAGCTCGCCCTCGTGAGGCAAGTCGACGTACTCGAGGTCGTCGCCGGTACACTCCGGACAGACGATCCGCGGGGGATAGTGCGTCTCCCCGCAGTCGCGACAGCGGGTCGTCGTGAGCCTGCCGTCGTCGAGGTTCTCGTAGAACTCGTGGATCTGCGTGTGCTCCGGCGTCTGGCGCTCGTAGAAATCGAGCAGGTCGGGAAGCTCGATTTCGGCGGGGATCGATACGGTGTCTCTGGGGACCGATCCGCTCGCGTCGCTCGAGCCGGACGGATCGGTCGAATCGGTGGTGTCTTGCTGGTCTGTCATTGTGGATCACGCCCCAGCGTCATGACGCTGTGAACTGACGCGCTGCCGCTCAAGTTGTGGATGAGCCCGGTCGTGGCGTCCTCGACCTGCCGGTCGCTCGAGACGGTTCCCTGGAACTGCTGGGTGATCTCGAGGGCCTGCGAGACGCCGGTCGCCCCGAGCGGGTGGCCACAGCCGAGCAGGCCGCCGCGCGGGTTGACCGCAATATCGCCGTCGATGTGGCTTCGTCCGTCCTCGATGAACTGGCCGCCTTCGCCGCGCTCGCAGAAGCCGAGTTCCTCGTATTCGATGATCTCGCTGATCGAGAAGCAGTCGTGGACCTCGGCGACGTCGATCTCCTCGAGCGGGTCCTCGATTCCCGCCTGCTCGTAGGCGTTCTGGGAGGCCTCGCGGGCCTGTGGCCAGCCGTCGAACGAGGGCAGGTTATTGATCGAGTTGCCTGCCATCGAGGACTGGCCGCTGCCGGTGATCCAGGCGGGGGTGTCGGTGACTTCGCGAGCCTTCTCCTCGCTCATCACGATCACGCCCGAGGCACCGTCCGTAATGCCGCTGCAGTCGTAGAGATGCAGTGGCGGTGCAATTTCGGGGGACTCCTCGACGTCCTCGGGCTCGATCTCGCGCTGGAACTGCGCGAAGTCCGTCTTCGCGGCGTTCGACTTGTTCTTGGCCGCGACCTGCGAGAGCTGTTCTCGAGTCGTGCCGTGCTCGTGCATGTGTCGCTGGGCGTACCAGGCGAAAAACGGCGGCGCGGAGAGTCCGTTGACGCCGTCGAACTCCCGGTCGAGAACGTTCGACATCGAGGCCTGCATCTCGGGCATCTGCGCTTTCCCGAGGTTCATCTTCTCGACGCCGAGGACGAGTGCGGTGTCGAGTTGCCCGGCCGCAATTGCGAGCCACGCATAGCGAAGCGCGGCCTGCCCGCTCGCGCAGGCCAGCTCCGTGCGTGCGATCATCTCCGTCACGTCGATGCCGAGCAGTTCGGCGACCAGCGGCGCGACGTGCGATTGGAACGCGAACCGTTCGGGC contains the following coding sequences:
- a CDS encoding thiolase C-terminal domain-containing protein; the encoded protein is MTRNVAIVGGGQTSWGDRDASWKDLAQEGGKATFDAVPDIGPEDIEGLFVGAVQPERFAFQSHVAPLVAELLGIDVTEMIARTELACASGQAALRYAWLAIAAGQLDTALVLGVEKMNLGKAQMPEMQASMSNVLDREFDGVNGLSAPPFFAWYAQRHMHEHGTTREQLSQVAAKNKSNAAKTDFAQFQREIEPEDVEESPEIAPPLHLYDCSGITDGASGVIVMSEEKAREVTDTPAWITGSGQSSMAGNSINNLPSFDGWPQAREASQNAYEQAGIEDPLEEIDVAEVHDCFSISEIIEYEELGFCERGEGGQFIEDGRSHIDGDIAVNPRGGLLGCGHPLGATGVSQALEITQQFQGTVSSDRQVEDATTGLIHNLSGSASVHSVMTLGRDPQ
- a CDS encoding long-chain fatty acid--CoA ligase — its product is MKDYELTLQVMLDRAVSQFGHKEIVSEEADGTTHRYTYDEAADRMAQLANALDELGLEMGSRASVMAINHHRHYELYFGLSCSGRSIHMTNHMLPDEHIVEIVNEAEDEVVFVDPAFVETVENVADQFETVEHYVVLDDEVPETDLEPIQSYEDLLSGHETDYEWPDIDEEREAGICYTSGTTGLPKGVAYTHRNIYLHTLTHSHIDVFKISENDVVMPVVPMYHVNGWGLPYTATLCGSKLVLPGPKTDSEQIAELIDREGVTITAAVPTVWREMASFYDERDDIELESLDRVLTGGSSPPEWLMEKFDKEIGAPIYQGYGMTEAAPNLVNTMTTTEVKEELDESGRYQQQMKPGIPAPGVQIRLRDQSGEEVPHDGESSGEIQARAPWLIDEYYKRPEATAESFTDDGWFKSGDVGTIDEYGYLEVVDRLDDIIKSGGEWISSIELENELMAHDAVEEATVISVEHEKWDERPVAYVVPSTDDVTADELRTHLRERYPKWWMPDKIVFVEQIPKTTTGKFNKKALRDDFDEEYDGLPLEE
- a CDS encoding ABC transporter ATP-binding protein produces the protein MSSHATQSVDGTARTDDVLRLENVTKRFGGVVAVDDLSFSVHDGEILGFIGPNGAGKSTTFNCVSGAFPPTDGTVYYQGEDITGVPQYALVERGLARTYQTFRPLEDRTVLENVSLSMVPNKLFSFSEFRTDVEDRAREICQQVGLTEYMHQMPDELPHAGLLRLEVGRALGTEPDLLLVDEPFAGLTPEEVDRTATLFRSLREDGMTLIVIDHNMHGLLDLVDRVVVISFGEKIAEGTPDEIRNDPTVQEAYLGGEL
- a CDS encoding ABC transporter ATP-binding protein is translated as MSAPELQADTVLSVEDLSVSYGKVQALEDVDIDVRSGETVAVIGPNGAGKSTLVDTIGGFHEYDGSVRFNGTEVADTSTPELIENGLFYCTERRDLFDFMSVEQNLRLGSYLNGEGEEKRLEEVFDLFPRLEERRSQETQSLSGGEKQMLSLGRGLMSDPEFLILDEPSIGLAPVILQDISEALESIQELSVEILICEQNITFALEHADRLYLLENGSVRRSGTPDSLESDKFVETYIGG
- a CDS encoding methyl-accepting chemotaxis protein; translation: MTGRRLLLPDHLDSRDEAGDESIDAVRAERDFWQTLFEGLVEEFPEPILVVNDDGAITHWNDESAELTGVAHENALGEQALDVIGTDGVEETLAEEIARTGEAIQESEIRSGGPPDDQWHIRTAGVPLRTPEGDSIGAFEYITIVTELVEQRDELEAVQTAISDIVDGAVDELLSAAETNAGTTDDVDDLAATQVRNLAEVRNEMESLSATVEEISASAEEVSSQSQTAAELADESKDATADIVSIIDDVRDATDTLSATTQTLEQRMKEIDKVVDVIDRIADETNLLAVNANIQAAQVDSGAAGFAVVADEVKALADQSKGEVETIEDIVEEVSRNTTETIDNVGTTIDRVDDAIERARTVDDKQSEIRAAVEEATTGIDQIADATDDQAATAQEVTTMLGNSLEQIEAVADEIETLAETNDRQAAKVREVRDEVRDLESDL
- a CDS encoding Zn-ribbon domain-containing OB-fold protein, with amino-acid sequence MTDQQDTTDSTDPSGSSDASGSVPRDTVSIPAEIELPDLLDFYERQTPEHTQIHEFYENLDDGRLTTTRCRDCGETHYPPRIVCPECTGDDLEYVDLPHEGELFAFSESRGGTPLGYHDTSPFVVAIVDLGAVKLSARIDDARYDDLEIGDPVSLKIVDIDDGTGRERVFYRFVPRGETQ
- a CDS encoding branched-chain amino acid ABC transporter permease, translating into MTRLDFEPRHVVGIICLGGLAFAPFLLDVLTLRQLTGALFLGMFAMSWDYVSGYTGQLSFGHSMFFAAGGYTAAIANLQHGVTPALAIGMGTAVAALFGIVVGFPALRLRGPYLALITLIIPLILVQITNIFPDVLGGEAGLRSPENLISVGDTAASILTMIGFRRPFDQEVFVYFYISLMLFLGIYALFYVFTRSYVGDIFTAIREDEDAVLASGINPAKFKVFAFTMSGAVGGFAGAAFVHTPVGSPSPGSLLLVVVSIEVVLISILGGMGTITGPAAVGIVYYFVRDILQTTFSHVSMVLFFTLALLVLFFLPKGIIPGLSDLSRKILELRDRRANPTT
- a CDS encoding ABC transporter substrate-binding protein, which produces MRDNATQGIDRRRFVGMVGAGATMSVAGCLGGTDSSGGSDGVQIGLLAFEPGSAPQGTAQKQAAQMAVDELNDDGGLLGEDIQLHVANYQGDTTTAENRYLEFVVEDGVDMTAGVFRTEVMLDLMDNIAEHQVVHISGGNTSPEVSQFLADDYDQYKYHFRPYGNAVIWVESVAEFAGYMHEEEGWDTVGILNEEFEWTQPFSDDLPGLLEDQGIDVPYNERYPGDTDNFTPLFDSLESEGVDAVLMSMAHTAGPAQIQWRDEERDFAIAGLISQINDPGAHEAFDGATEFAMSNTPGVHKAELSDQTTSFAEDYYDEYGVYPNDAFAYATYDGIKMWAEVVAQEETTDSETIVPALASHTYEGTRGTIEFNGEDSEFPHDAVFGEDRLRRVNFQWQVDDDGEGVQEVIYPDDLATSDYQEPEWF
- a CDS encoding branched-chain amino acid ABC transporter permease, which gives rise to MVDFVGIAANTLILGSLYALIAIGFTLVFGVAGQANLAHGGTITIGAFTAWYVSGLGYSVWIGLLAATVTGALFHIVLHSLLVKHTEDPVNVLIITLLSWLIIEYSFRAMVGTSPRSVPSMLEGSTSIGGVSFLYNNLLIFVVSWLFIIGLFVFINHTKVGQAIIATGMNEKGAALVGIDTDKITLMVWALAGILAGSAGVLYGTFRAASYDMGMTPLVLAFAIVILGGIGSIRGSILAAYIIGFLEVFTTSAISPRLSGMTALILIILVLLYKPTGLYGRELPT